Proteins found in one Bacillota bacterium genomic segment:
- a CDS encoding TIGR00282 family metallophosphoesterase, with amino-acid sequence MRILFLGDIVGRPGRRAVKEILPSLKEKYHPHLIIANGENAAGGNGITEEASQELYDAGIDILTMGNHVWDRKEIYNFIDHDERIIRPANYPPNTPGRGFTMVPVRNSLVGIVNLAGRVFLPPLDCPFRSIDQILPLLQQETSLILVDFHAEATSEKVAFGWYVDGRVTAVIGTHTHIQTADERILPKGTGYITDVGMTGPRDSVLGVKLEAVLKKFLTLQPVRFEVAGGALQLNALFLEIHPEQNTTQKIERIQVIKEK; translated from the coding sequence TTGCGAATCTTGTTTCTCGGGGACATCGTGGGTCGTCCCGGACGCCGTGCCGTCAAAGAAATACTTCCCTCTCTTAAAGAAAAGTACCACCCCCACCTGATCATTGCAAATGGAGAAAATGCAGCAGGAGGCAATGGGATTACGGAAGAGGCTAGCCAGGAGCTTTACGATGCCGGGATTGACATCTTAACCATGGGGAATCACGTATGGGATCGCAAGGAAATTTATAATTTTATCGATCATGACGAAAGAATTATTCGACCGGCCAATTACCCCCCGAACACCCCGGGGCGGGGTTTCACAATGGTTCCCGTCCGAAATTCGCTAGTAGGTATTGTTAATTTAGCAGGACGTGTTTTTCTCCCTCCTTTAGACTGTCCTTTCCGAAGTATCGACCAGATCCTTCCCTTGCTTCAACAGGAAACCTCATTAATTCTGGTTGATTTTCATGCCGAGGCTACCTCGGAAAAAGTAGCTTTTGGTTGGTACGTAGATGGGCGTGTTACAGCAGTAATCGGAACGCATACCCATATTCAAACCGCTGACGAACGGATCCTGCCAAAGGGAACAGGATATATTACAGATGTAGGAATGACAGGCCCCCGAGACTCTGTTTTAGGCGTAAAACTTGAGGCAGTCCTGAAAAAATTTCTTACACTTCAGCCGGTTCGTTTTGAGGTTGCAGGGGGGGCACTTCAGTTAAATGCCCTTTTTCTTGAGATTCACCCCGAACAAAACACAACGCAAAAAATTGAAAGAATTCAAGTTATTAAAGAGAAATAG
- the spoVS gene encoding stage V sporulation protein SpoVS, producing the protein MEVLKVSAKSSPNSVAGALAGVLREKGCAELQAIGAGALNQAVKAVAIARGFVAPSGVDLICIPAFTDIVIDGEERTAIKLIVEPR; encoded by the coding sequence GTGGAAGTATTGAAGGTGTCAGCAAAATCTAGCCCTAATTCCGTAGCCGGAGCTCTGGCTGGAGTGTTAAGAGAAAAGGGCTGCGCGGAACTTCAGGCAATCGGAGCGGGTGCTTTAAACCAAGCGGTTAAAGCTGTCGCGATTGCGAGAGGATTTGTAGCTCCCAGCGGTGTTGACCTCATTTGTATTCCTGCTTTTACGGACATCGTGATTGACGGTGAAGAAAGAACAGCCATCAAGCTGATTGTAGAACCTCGATAA
- a CDS encoding dipeptidase, translating to MIIDMHCDTILVAYRNHKTIEIQKFLEGNIKIQFFALFPGSIHYPNWYLHRVLDMLDFCWEQFEAQRTLIEVITSPADLSNCIEGKKIGALLAIEGGEVLEGNLRILRVLYRLGIRSLGLTWNHRNEIADGIAESQTGGGLTKFGRQVVKEMNRLGMIIDVSHLAEKGFWDVLELSDHPVIASHSNCRTIWNHPRNLSDEQIKGLAENKGIVGINFVPDFLGPAGAGLNDLLKHIDHICTLVGDDFLGFGSDFDGTDFFIPEIQDARHFPKIIETLQKWGYPEGSIRKICRENCLRVLKEVLNKT from the coding sequence ATGATCATTGACATGCATTGTGATACAATTCTTGTAGCCTACCGTAACCATAAAACGATTGAAATTCAAAAATTCCTCGAAGGCAACATTAAAATTCAATTTTTTGCGTTATTTCCTGGTAGTATTCATTACCCTAACTGGTATCTGCACCGCGTCCTTGACATGTTAGATTTTTGCTGGGAACAATTTGAAGCGCAACGCACTTTAATAGAAGTTATCACTTCCCCGGCGGATCTTTCAAACTGCATTGAAGGCAAGAAAATCGGTGCTTTGCTGGCCATCGAAGGTGGAGAAGTTTTAGAGGGGAACCTCCGAATTTTGCGGGTCTTATACCGTTTAGGGATCAGAAGTCTAGGCTTGACCTGGAATCACCGAAATGAAATCGCGGATGGTATTGCAGAAAGCCAAACGGGAGGAGGGCTTACAAAATTCGGGAGACAGGTAGTTAAAGAAATGAACAGGCTGGGCATGATCATTGATGTTTCTCACCTTGCAGAAAAAGGCTTCTGGGATGTCCTTGAGTTAAGCGACCACCCTGTGATCGCTTCTCATTCGAACTGCCGTACCATTTGGAACCATCCCCGTAACCTTTCAGATGAACAGATTAAGGGGCTGGCTGAAAATAAAGGAATTGTCGGTATAAACTTCGTCCCCGATTTCCTTGGTCCCGCCGGGGCAGGACTGAATGATTTATTAAAACACATAGATCATATCTGCACACTTGTGGGTGATGACTTTTTAGGCTTCGGTTCCGACTTTGACGGAACAGATTTTTTCATCCCTGAAATCCAGGATGCCAGGCATTTTCCGAAAATCATTGAAACCTTACAGAAGTGGGGTTATCCGGAAGGTTCGATCCGAAAAATATGCAGGGAAAACTGTCTCCGCGTCCTTAAAGAAGTTTTAAATAAAACTTAA
- a CDS encoding PHP domain-containing protein yields MSADLHVHSTASDGTLTPEEIVNQAVRSGLSAISLTDHDTTDGLSRALWAASGTNLELVPGIELNTDWQGIEIHVLGYYLEFQSAWFRGILDDLRNAREKRAIAIIGKLNKLGISLSSTRVKEIAGAASLGRPHIAQALVEAGYACSVTEAFQRYLGYGRPAYVTRHKLNPFEAIKLILKARGVPVLAHPGLMDRDELIPEFVKAGLLGIEVYYPLHTPEMIEKYARICQKNDVIMTGGSDYHGPGMDYPPLGTVTVPYETVAKLKVLHQFLN; encoded by the coding sequence TTGTCTGCCGACCTCCACGTACACAGTACAGCCTCAGATGGAACATTAACGCCAGAAGAAATTGTAAATCAAGCCGTTCGTTCCGGACTTTCAGCAATAAGCTTAACAGATCATGATACGACCGATGGGCTCTCCCGTGCTCTTTGGGCTGCATCCGGCACTAACCTGGAATTGGTCCCCGGTATTGAACTCAACACCGATTGGCAAGGGATTGAAATTCATGTTTTAGGTTACTATCTTGAATTTCAATCGGCTTGGTTTCGAGGGATTCTAGATGATCTTCGAAATGCACGAGAAAAAAGGGCAATCGCAATAATCGGAAAACTTAACAAATTAGGGATAAGTTTATCATCTACCCGCGTTAAGGAAATTGCCGGAGCGGCTTCTTTAGGAAGGCCCCATATTGCTCAAGCCTTGGTTGAAGCAGGGTATGCTTGCTCGGTCACTGAAGCCTTTCAGCGGTATCTCGGTTATGGGAGACCTGCATACGTGACGCGCCATAAACTAAATCCTTTTGAGGCAATTAAACTAATTCTTAAGGCCCGGGGGGTTCCTGTGCTCGCACATCCCGGCTTAATGGACAGGGATGAACTCATACCCGAATTTGTTAAGGCAGGTTTACTCGGAATTGAGGTATATTACCCCCTGCATACACCAGAAATGATCGAAAAATATGCTCGAATCTGTCAAAAAAATGACGTAATAATGACCGGAGGGTCTGATTACCACGGACCAGGAATGGACTACCCCCCCTTGGGTACGGTGACGGTACCATATGAAACGGTAGCAAAACTTAAAGTACTACATCAATTTTTAAACTAA
- a CDS encoding peptidoglycan endopeptidase — MKKLNPAKVGIIGAIIFLFSLAFPRLSEAGTYVVKKGDSLWKIAQTYGTSVQKIQEINQIKGTLIYPGQLLRIPDSLNEQKKSNQPVQREMIPVSQQTPNPARQGDLNLITTARRFLGIPYRFGGTRPETGFDCSGFVQYVYSIHGIELPRIASSQATVGIKVTDPVPGDLVFFATQKSNLIDHVGIYVGNNAFIHASRSKGITITSLQDAWYGPRFAFARRVL; from the coding sequence ATGAAAAAACTTAACCCGGCGAAGGTTGGGATTATTGGGGCGATAATTTTTTTGTTTAGTTTAGCTTTTCCTCGATTGTCGGAGGCCGGAACTTATGTTGTAAAAAAAGGAGACTCCCTCTGGAAAATCGCACAAACGTATGGAACTTCTGTCCAAAAGATTCAAGAAATTAATCAAATAAAGGGAACCCTGATCTACCCGGGGCAATTATTAAGAATTCCTGATTCTTTAAATGAACAAAAAAAATCGAACCAACCTGTCCAGAGAGAGATGATCCCGGTTTCGCAACAAACACCCAACCCGGCTCGCCAGGGTGATTTAAATTTAATTACTACAGCAAGGCGCTTTTTGGGGATACCTTACCGGTTTGGTGGCACACGACCTGAGACCGGCTTTGATTGTTCTGGCTTTGTACAATATGTCTACTCAATACACGGAATTGAACTTCCCCGGATCGCGAGCAGTCAGGCTACGGTCGGGATTAAAGTAACAGATCCAGTACCCGGGGATCTCGTCTTTTTCGCCACCCAAAAAAGTAATCTGATTGATCACGTAGGAATTTACGTCGGAAATAATGCCTTTATTCATGCAAGTCGGAGCAAGGGAATTACGATTACATCGCTTCAAGATGCATGGTACGGACCGCGGTTTGCTTTTGCCCGCCGCGTTCTTTAA
- a CDS encoding MoxR family ATPase: MKFTKTTIDQVRSGFERAGYIAEDEIIVPVYLALRLEKPILITGAPGVGKTEIAKVLAHVFETDLIRLQCYEGLDENKALYEWNYQRQLIKIQLIKESASNELVERNLFSRDYLLERPLLKAIQAPRKVVLLIDEIDKTDEEFEAFLFEVLSDFQVSVPELGTIVARHIPIVVLTNNGERELSDGLKRRCVFLFIDFPSIEKEIKIIKVKVPETGERLAEEIALAVHHLRHHIDLKKKPSISETLDLARALVLFEAQKLEAEHIKQTINLLLKDKEDIDLFNQQVGPAGLIELVRNQLSKRSERRTFV, encoded by the coding sequence ATGAAGTTTACGAAGACTACAATTGATCAGGTCCGCTCCGGCTTCGAAAGAGCCGGTTACATCGCAGAAGATGAAATCATTGTTCCAGTTTATCTAGCCCTTCGTTTAGAAAAACCCATCCTCATTACAGGGGCACCCGGAGTAGGAAAAACCGAAATTGCGAAGGTTTTAGCGCATGTCTTTGAAACCGATTTAATACGCCTCCAGTGCTACGAAGGACTTGATGAAAATAAAGCATTATATGAATGGAACTACCAGCGACAGTTGATCAAGATCCAGCTCATCAAGGAAAGTGCTTCCAACGAACTTGTCGAGCGGAATCTATTTTCGCGGGACTATTTGTTAGAGAGACCCCTCCTGAAGGCAATTCAAGCCCCCAGGAAAGTCGTTTTGTTAATCGATGAAATTGATAAAACAGATGAAGAGTTTGAAGCGTTTCTTTTCGAGGTGCTTTCAGATTTCCAGGTCTCAGTCCCGGAACTGGGAACGATTGTGGCCCGCCACATTCCAATTGTAGTACTGACCAATAACGGAGAACGGGAGCTCTCTGACGGCTTGAAAAGACGCTGTGTTTTTCTGTTTATCGATTTTCCGAGCATCGAAAAGGAAATTAAAATCATTAAGGTAAAGGTCCCGGAAACAGGGGAACGGCTGGCCGAAGAAATTGCTCTGGCCGTTCACCATTTACGGCATCACATCGATTTAAAAAAGAAGCCATCTATTTCGGAAACCCTCGACCTTGCCCGGGCGCTCGTTTTATTTGAAGCCCAAAAACTCGAAGCTGAACACATCAAGCAAACAATCAATCTCTTACTCAAAGATAAAGAGGATATTGACCTCTTTAATCAGCAGGTAGGCCCCGCAGGACTAATTGAACTCGTCCGGAATCAACTAAGTAAACGTTCAGAAAGAAGGACCTTCGTTTGA
- a CDS encoding VWA domain-containing protein yields MKNYLESNLARFVHILRHLGIKVSTGETITALKALLLVELLNRAHVKAALRATLVKNHDEQPIFDQAFESFFVIPEVRQRQREEWEERRTEEARLIDEAERDLAYQGETLDLTEEEKLLYTQLPEEEKKKIKEYLEASYLPEDRYNRFKPMLEYQIRGSLRYWKQRLAEEDDFPRLPSEDVDDEVLASILHEPGEDDSNLLYEDMKRIGERDLPKVTNILKKLSRKLATKISRRYRMSKKAVKIDLRQSIKSNVRYGGVIFKLKYKQKRIQKPQVLLICDVSGSMARYAAFVIQFIYGLSAVMKHIESFIFAEEMEYVTPFFKRLRPFEETMVELIGKSRIWGKGTNFGASLSTLRTDYPLLLTSHTVVIIVSDTKTLEIERAERELAAVKRMVKDILWLNTLPQDEWKDLRSVGTFQRYCRMYECYTLAHLEKVIRKQFLY; encoded by the coding sequence TTGAAAAACTACCTTGAAAGCAATCTTGCCCGCTTCGTTCATATCCTGCGGCACCTGGGGATTAAAGTAAGTACGGGGGAGACCATTACCGCCTTAAAGGCCCTGTTGCTGGTTGAGCTTCTCAACAGGGCGCATGTAAAAGCGGCTCTACGCGCAACTTTAGTGAAAAACCATGATGAACAGCCGATTTTTGATCAAGCATTTGAAAGTTTTTTTGTCATCCCCGAAGTAAGACAGCGGCAGCGCGAGGAATGGGAGGAAAGAAGAACAGAAGAGGCACGCCTGATCGATGAAGCGGAAAGAGATCTTGCTTATCAAGGGGAAACCCTCGATCTCACTGAGGAAGAAAAGCTCCTTTACACCCAGCTACCTGAAGAAGAAAAGAAAAAGATCAAAGAGTATCTTGAAGCAAGCTACCTTCCCGAAGACCGATATAACAGGTTTAAACCAATGCTTGAGTACCAGATCCGGGGCTCTCTGCGCTACTGGAAGCAAAGACTGGCCGAGGAGGACGATTTTCCCCGGCTGCCCAGCGAAGATGTAGACGATGAAGTTCTGGCCTCGATTTTACACGAACCGGGCGAGGATGACAGCAATCTTCTCTACGAGGATATGAAGCGAATCGGGGAGCGGGATCTACCTAAAGTAACAAATATTCTGAAAAAACTGTCTCGGAAACTGGCAACAAAAATTTCGCGGCGTTACCGGATGAGCAAAAAGGCCGTCAAAATCGACCTCCGGCAGAGCATAAAGTCCAATGTCCGTTACGGTGGGGTTATTTTTAAACTGAAATATAAGCAAAAACGAATTCAAAAACCCCAGGTCCTTCTCATCTGCGATGTCTCCGGCTCAATGGCCCGCTATGCCGCTTTTGTCATCCAGTTTATTTACGGTTTAAGCGCAGTGATGAAGCACATTGAAAGTTTTATTTTTGCGGAGGAAATGGAATACGTAACACCATTCTTCAAACGGCTTCGTCCTTTTGAAGAAACAATGGTTGAATTGATTGGCAAGAGTCGTATTTGGGGGAAGGGAACTAATTTCGGCGCTTCTTTGAGTACGCTCCGGACTGATTACCCCCTTCTTTTGACATCCCATACCGTCGTGATCATTGTAAGTGATACTAAAACCCTGGAAATAGAGCGCGCGGAGCGGGAACTTGCCGCAGTAAAACGAATGGTTAAAGACATTCTCTGGCTTAACACCCTCCCTCAAGACGAGTGGAAAGATCTCCGCTCGGTTGGTACTTTCCAGCGGTATTGCCGGATGTATGAGTGCTACACCCTGGCCCACCTCGAAAAAGTAATCAGGAAACAGTTTCTTTATTAA
- a CDS encoding class I SAM-dependent methyltransferase — protein MKTALKNSYEKLAVFYDLLMQGIDYEAWVSYVEKIVTKHQGHVDSVLDLACGTGNSTLPWATRGYHTFGIDLSAAMLKKARQKAKEKRLEITFLQQDIREFQLKEPVDLVVCFQDGLNYILESEGLRQAFQAVSNNLKGKGYFIFDLNYLPQIVPKNEQVQVSVIEEDAFTLIWQTNFLEKENLWEIEVTGFVKTRGNYYDKFHEKHRERIYEPPEVWTCLAERGFTILGTYQAFTFDLPHPQTPRTVYVAQKI, from the coding sequence ATGAAAACGGCTTTGAAAAATAGTTACGAAAAGCTTGCGGTTTTTTATGATCTTCTGATGCAGGGAATTGACTACGAAGCATGGGTAAGTTATGTTGAAAAAATTGTAACAAAGCATCAGGGGCATGTGGACTCGGTTCTTGATCTGGCATGCGGCACAGGAAACTCTACTTTACCATGGGCAACACGGGGCTACCATACCTTTGGAATTGATTTATCTGCAGCGATGCTGAAAAAAGCACGCCAAAAAGCAAAAGAAAAAAGGTTAGAAATCACTTTTCTCCAGCAAGATATCCGTGAGTTTCAGTTAAAAGAACCGGTTGATTTGGTCGTCTGTTTTCAGGATGGCTTAAATTATATCCTGGAGTCTGAAGGGCTGCGGCAAGCCTTTCAAGCCGTGTCCAATAACCTCAAAGGGAAAGGTTATTTTATTTTTGATCTTAACTATCTTCCTCAAATTGTGCCTAAAAATGAACAGGTTCAGGTTTCAGTAATAGAAGAGGATGCTTTCACCCTCATCTGGCAAACAAACTTCCTTGAAAAAGAAAATCTATGGGAGATAGAAGTAACCGGGTTTGTTAAAACCAGAGGAAATTATTATGATAAATTTCACGAAAAACACAGGGAAAGAATTTATGAACCACCTGAGGTGTGGACCTGTCTCGCAGAGCGGGGTTTTACGATCCTGGGAACCTACCAAGCCTTTACCTTTGATCTCCCTCATCCACAGACACCAAGAACCGTTTACGTTGCACAAAAAATCTAA